From Pseudovibrio sp. Tun.PSC04-5.I4, a single genomic window includes:
- the sufD gene encoding Fe-S cluster assembly protein SufD, producing MNAPAKIQETKAEQSLNTQFDAIIADKTQNNAIQRKDAWDAFKAKGIPHRRVEEWHYTDLRTKMRDAFALAAKSAPKADALQGAGGLGTHRIAIVNGRYVPELSSNQELAGLTVTATDGVVASELIAKDAMISLNQALVQGGIEITVADNAKIEMPIEIVRYTDGTEVSSYSSTRVEIGAGAKALFIESFEGESAADYQSNAFTQINVGDNADIHWLKLQVESEKAQHIETLGIELGAKVNFQHFIYNEGAALSRAQLFVELKGEGTHAGLRGISLLKDAQHADITLYVNHAVPECDSREYYRTVVDDKARAVFQGKIIVEPGAQKTDGQMMIKSLLLSDTSEINVKPELEIFADDVQCAHGSTTGDIDEDLLFYLMARGIPEDLARKILILAFLSEAIEEFEEERSVEILEAMTRKWLGAEDLVSE from the coding sequence ATGAATGCTCCGGCAAAGATTCAAGAGACGAAAGCCGAACAGAGCTTAAACACTCAGTTCGACGCAATTATTGCAGATAAAACGCAAAATAACGCAATTCAACGCAAAGACGCGTGGGACGCTTTTAAAGCAAAAGGCATCCCGCATCGCCGCGTTGAAGAGTGGCATTATACCGATCTGCGCACAAAGATGAGAGATGCGTTCGCGCTGGCCGCAAAGTCTGCTCCCAAGGCAGATGCACTGCAAGGTGCAGGTGGTTTAGGCACGCACCGGATCGCGATCGTCAATGGTCGTTACGTTCCAGAACTGTCGTCAAATCAAGAGCTTGCTGGCTTGACGGTCACAGCGACTGATGGTGTTGTCGCTTCTGAGCTAATAGCCAAAGACGCGATGATCAGCCTCAATCAGGCTCTGGTTCAGGGCGGCATTGAGATCACCGTGGCAGACAATGCCAAGATCGAAATGCCAATCGAGATCGTTCGCTATACAGATGGAACTGAGGTCAGCTCCTACTCCAGCACACGCGTTGAAATTGGCGCAGGCGCAAAAGCACTATTTATCGAAAGCTTTGAAGGTGAAAGCGCAGCGGATTATCAATCCAACGCATTCACGCAGATCAACGTTGGCGATAACGCGGATATTCACTGGCTTAAGCTTCAGGTCGAATCTGAAAAAGCTCAGCATATCGAGACGCTTGGCATTGAACTGGGAGCGAAAGTTAACTTCCAGCACTTCATCTATAACGAAGGTGCCGCACTCTCCCGTGCCCAGCTTTTCGTTGAGCTCAAAGGTGAGGGAACCCACGCAGGTCTGCGTGGAATTTCTCTGCTAAAAGACGCGCAACATGCTGATATTACACTCTATGTGAACCACGCTGTTCCTGAATGTGATAGCCGCGAATACTACCGCACAGTGGTTGATGACAAAGCCCGCGCTGTTTTCCAAGGTAAGATTATTGTTGAGCCCGGCGCTCAAAAGACCGACGGTCAGATGATGATCAAATCACTCCTTTTGAGTGATACCTCTGAAATCAATGTGAAACCTGAGCTGGAAATCTTTGCAGATGATGTTCAGTGCGCTCATGGTTCAACCACCGGCGACATTGACGAAGACCTGCTGTTCTATCTCATGGCACGCGGTATTCCCGAAGATCTAGCTCGTAAAATTCTCATTCTGGCGTTCCTTTCTGAGGCGATTGAAGAATTTGAAGAAGAGCGTTCAGTTGAGATTCTGGAAGCAATGACCCGCAAATGGCTCGGCGCTGAGGATTTGGTAAGCGAATGA
- a CDS encoding cysteine desulfurase produces the protein MTKVEKIAVTTAYDVEKVRKDFPILSTQVYGKPLVYLDNGASAQKPTAVIDAITKAYTEEYANVHRGLHYLSNTATENFEAAREITRRFLNAPSVDEIVFTKSTTEAINLVSYGIEDDIQEGDEIIISILEHHSNIVPWHFLRERKGAVIKWAPIAEDGTFLLEEFEKLLTDRTKLVAITQMSNVTGTVVPVKEVTRLAHERGAKVLIDGSQSAVHMPVDVQDLDCDFFVITGHKLYGPSGIGALYGKKEILNNLRPFQGGGEMIKDVTECHVTYAEAPHRFEAGTPPIVQAIGLGAALDYMDTLGRENIALHEASLRDYAQQRLKEVNSLKIFGNAKGKGAIFSFEIEGVHAHDISMVIDREGVAVRAGTHCAQPLLARYGVTSTCRASFGLYNTHAEVDRLVEALRKAQMMFG, from the coding sequence ATGACCAAGGTAGAAAAAATTGCTGTAACAACGGCTTATGACGTGGAGAAAGTTCGGAAAGATTTTCCGATCCTCTCGACGCAAGTCTACGGCAAGCCTTTGGTTTATTTGGACAATGGTGCATCTGCGCAAAAGCCGACAGCGGTTATTGATGCGATCACCAAAGCCTATACCGAAGAGTATGCCAACGTGCACCGCGGTTTGCATTACCTGTCAAACACGGCCACAGAAAACTTTGAAGCGGCACGCGAAATCACGCGCCGCTTCCTGAATGCACCAAGTGTTGATGAAATTGTCTTCACAAAATCCACCACTGAAGCCATCAATCTGGTTTCTTATGGTATCGAAGACGATATTCAGGAAGGCGATGAAATCATCATCTCCATTCTTGAGCATCACTCCAACATTGTGCCTTGGCACTTCCTGCGAGAGCGCAAAGGCGCTGTCATCAAGTGGGCGCCAATTGCAGAAGATGGGACGTTTCTGCTGGAGGAGTTCGAGAAACTCCTGACAGATCGCACCAAGCTTGTTGCAATCACACAGATGTCCAACGTGACTGGCACTGTCGTTCCTGTAAAGGAAGTGACGCGCTTGGCACATGAACGCGGCGCGAAAGTCCTTATCGATGGCTCACAGAGCGCTGTCCATATGCCTGTTGACGTACAGGATCTGGATTGTGATTTTTTTGTCATCACAGGCCACAAACTCTATGGTCCAAGCGGAATTGGTGCGCTTTACGGCAAAAAGGAAATCCTCAACAACCTCCGCCCTTTCCAGGGTGGCGGTGAGATGATTAAAGACGTGACCGAGTGTCATGTTACCTATGCTGAAGCACCGCACCGTTTTGAGGCAGGCACACCTCCTATCGTCCAGGCTATTGGATTAGGGGCTGCGCTTGACTATATGGATACTTTAGGGCGCGAAAACATTGCATTGCATGAGGCTTCCCTGCGTGATTATGCGCAGCAACGCTTGAAGGAAGTCAATTCCTTAAAGATCTTCGGGAATGCTAAGGGGAAGGGCGCTATCTTCTCCTTTGAGATTGAAGGCGTACATGCCCACGATATCTCAATGGTAATTGACCGGGAAGGCGTTGCTGTACGAGCCGGAACCCATTGCGCTCAGCCATTGCTGGCGCGTTATGGCGTAACAAGTACATGTCGTGCCAGTTTTGGGTTATATAACACCCATGCAGAAGTTGACCGCTTAGTAGAAGCTTTGCGTAAAGCGCAAATGATGTTTGGTTAG
- a CDS encoding SUF system Fe-S cluster assembly protein, whose amino-acid sequence MTDNTQTSEFSDGPLTTPEIIQSSAIPVEELETLTSDIIAAIKTVFDPEIPVDIYELGLIYKVDIEDDRAVKIDMTLTAPGCPVAGEMPIWVENAVNSVPGVGTVQVDMVFDPPWDPSRMSDEARVALNFF is encoded by the coding sequence ATGACAGATAACACACAAACAAGCGAGTTCTCTGACGGACCTCTGACAACTCCTGAGATTATTCAGAGTTCAGCCATTCCGGTCGAAGAACTGGAAACTCTCACGAGTGACATTATCGCGGCTATTAAAACTGTGTTTGATCCGGAAATTCCGGTCGACATCTATGAACTTGGCCTGATCTACAAAGTCGATATCGAAGATGACAGAGCCGTCAAAATCGATATGACCTTGACAGCTCCGGGTTGTCCAGTTGCTGGCGAAATGCCGATCTGGGTAGAAAACGCAGTGAATTCAGTGCCGGGCGTTGGCACCGTTCAGGTTGATATGGTTTTTGATCCTCCGTGGGATCCAAGCCGTATGTCTGACGAAGCCCGCGTTGCATTGAACTTCTTCTAA
- a CDS encoding iron-sulfur cluster assembly accessory protein, producing the protein MTSAFQVLSVTDEAAQHIHALLDANEEHPLGIRVSIKTGGCAGMEYELGLVSEVKAGDDVVEDKGVKVFVDPAATLYLLGTEMGFETTKFRSGFIFKNPNEVSACGCGESVELLPADLSKFALKN; encoded by the coding sequence ATGACCTCAGCATTTCAGGTGCTATCAGTAACCGACGAAGCGGCGCAGCACATTCATGCTCTGCTGGATGCTAATGAAGAGCATCCACTGGGTATTCGTGTCTCTATTAAAACCGGCGGCTGCGCTGGCATGGAGTACGAGCTGGGTTTGGTTTCAGAAGTCAAAGCTGGTGATGATGTGGTGGAAGACAAGGGCGTAAAGGTCTTTGTAGATCCAGCTGCAACTCTGTATTTGCTTGGAACGGAAATGGGATTTGAAACCACTAAGTTCCGCTCTGGCTTTATATTTAAAAATCCAAACGAAGTGTCTGCTTGTGGTTGCGGTGAATCTGTAGAGTTACTGCCGGCTGATCTATCTAAGTTTGCGCTAAAAAACTAA
- the tenA gene encoding thiaminase II, with amino-acid sequence MSLFNSLKNDNLETWHSYTKHEFVQGLGNGKLPIASFKKYLVQDYLFLIEFARAYALGVYKSTDLTQMRKCLSSAKGILDTEMGLHIRLCESWGLSEADIVATPEDPANLAYTRYVLDTAMKGDMLDLKVALAPCAIGYGEIGAALALQEGALSAQNPYAEWIREYSSDEYQELAADAVKEIDELGALYATEARYVQLSRVFREATRLEANFWQMGLEL; translated from the coding sequence ATGTCTCTGTTTAATTCATTAAAAAACGATAATCTAGAGACATGGCATAGCTATACCAAGCACGAATTTGTTCAAGGGCTTGGGAATGGCAAACTGCCTATTGCCTCCTTTAAAAAATATCTTGTCCAAGACTACCTGTTTCTGATTGAGTTTGCCCGTGCCTATGCTCTTGGCGTGTACAAATCAACGGACCTGACGCAAATGCGCAAATGTCTTTCTTCTGCTAAAGGCATTCTGGACACAGAGATGGGGCTTCATATCCGACTTTGTGAATCTTGGGGGCTGTCAGAAGCTGATATTGTTGCAACACCGGAAGACCCTGCCAATCTGGCATACACTCGATACGTTCTTGATACGGCAATGAAGGGCGATATGCTCGACCTTAAAGTCGCCCTCGCACCTTGTGCTATTGGCTATGGCGAGATTGGCGCGGCACTGGCTCTGCAAGAGGGAGCGTTAAGCGCACAGAACCCGTATGCAGAATGGATTCGCGAATATTCTAGTGATGAGTATCAAGAGCTGGCGGCAGACGCAGTTAAAGAGATAGACGAGCTAGGTGCTCTGTATGCAACAGAGGCTCGTTACGTCCAATTGTCTAGAGTATTCCGTGAGGCTACTAGACTTGAGGCCAATTTCTGGCAGATGGGCCTGGAGTTATAA
- a CDS encoding TfoX/Sxy family protein: MSLSIFFTPENRPDFLEKIRCRPMFGGHGYYVNGKIFALVREKSLYLKAGSGNVADFLLMGQLPYIHQCFGEYFPTNFYSVPRDVVVDQGGLARWMEKAIRHTENQTTSKISDRLDSRHKKATGIILVAHNTFIF, translated from the coding sequence ATGTCTTTATCTATATTTTTCACGCCAGAAAACCGGCCCGATTTTTTAGAAAAAATCCGCTGCAGGCCGATGTTTGGTGGTCATGGCTATTACGTCAACGGTAAGATATTTGCGCTTGTGCGTGAAAAATCGCTTTATTTGAAAGCAGGCTCTGGCAATGTCGCTGACTTTCTTTTAATGGGCCAGCTTCCCTATATCCATCAATGTTTCGGGGAGTACTTCCCAACGAACTTCTATTCTGTCCCGCGAGATGTCGTAGTTGACCAAGGTGGGCTTGCCAGATGGATGGAAAAAGCGATCCGTCATACGGAAAATCAGACCACTTCAAAAATCTCAGATCGTCTCGATAGCCGACATAAAAAGGCGACCGGCATAATTTTGGTCGCCCATAATACATTCATTTTTTGA
- a CDS encoding GGDEF domain-containing protein — MSQEDEFKRTIVYADSALDYIKTNKLPAFPRNYELWYSYASGFNRALNRTINKILARDGKISPGDTQKIYNRFLSPNRLGERIDEVGDKISEEVRELISALDQGTLKTTRYGEELAKTLSALENVSDQTQLSKLVISLAKMTTETAESNQELREQLVDSRRQIGVLQEGLEAIRYESLTDELTTLNNRKHFDQSLVRSVKEAEESHAPLSLLISDIDHFKQFNDNYGHQTGDQVLRLVALAVKHNVKNSDIACRYGGEEFGIILPRTTIEDARIIAENIRRAVVAKELVKRSTGENLGRITISIGISTFRESDNAESMISRADLALYAAKKAGRNLVKAEEDKKIPSVTQVA; from the coding sequence ATGAGTCAAGAAGACGAGTTCAAGCGTACTATCGTTTATGCAGACAGTGCGCTCGATTACATCAAAACCAATAAGCTCCCAGCGTTTCCACGCAATTATGAGCTATGGTATTCTTACGCGTCCGGTTTCAACCGTGCGTTAAACCGCACCATAAATAAAATTCTTGCGCGAGACGGTAAAATTTCTCCCGGAGATACTCAGAAGATCTACAATCGATTTCTGTCTCCCAATCGCCTTGGCGAGCGGATTGACGAAGTTGGTGATAAGATATCTGAGGAAGTGCGGGAACTTATTTCTGCGCTGGATCAAGGTACTCTCAAGACCACTCGGTATGGTGAAGAGCTCGCCAAAACGCTGAGTGCGCTTGAGAATGTAAGTGACCAAACCCAACTGTCCAAACTGGTTATTAGCCTTGCAAAAATGACGACTGAAACTGCTGAGAGCAATCAGGAATTGCGTGAACAGCTGGTTGATTCCCGGCGGCAGATCGGCGTACTTCAGGAAGGTCTTGAGGCCATCCGATATGAATCACTGACAGATGAGCTTACAACTCTGAACAATCGCAAGCACTTTGATCAAAGCCTCGTTCGCTCTGTCAAAGAAGCGGAAGAGAGCCACGCTCCCCTCTCCTTGCTAATTTCAGACATCGACCACTTTAAGCAGTTTAACGACAATTATGGCCACCAAACTGGTGATCAGGTGTTGCGTCTGGTTGCTTTGGCTGTGAAACATAACGTCAAGAACAGCGATATTGCCTGCCGTTATGGCGGTGAAGAATTTGGCATTATTCTGCCGCGTACTACTATAGAAGACGCTAGGATCATTGCGGAGAATATTCGTAGGGCCGTTGTTGCCAAAGAACTTGTAAAACGTTCTACCGGTGAGAACCTGGGCCGGATCACGATCTCAATCGGAATTTCAACCTTCAGAGAAAGTGATAATGCTGAGAGTATGATCTCTCGTGCTGATCTGGCGCTTTATGCTGCTAAAAAAGCTGGCCGCAACCTTGTGAAAGCCGAAGAAGACAAAAAGATCCCTTCTGTCACACAGGTCGCTTAA
- a CDS encoding DEAD/DEAH box helicase codes for MSFSTLGLSEKVLAAVETSGYTEPTAIQAAAIPYVLERRDVLGIAQTGTGKTASFTLPMITLLEKGRARARMPRTLILEPTRELAAQVEDNFNRYGANHKLNVALLIGGVSFAEQDRKLERGADVLIATPGRLLDHFERGKLLLQGVEILVIDEADRMLDMGFIPDIERICKLIPFTRQTLFFSATMPTEIQRLTDTFLQNPAQIEVAKNSVTADTVTQRIAASDSEDYDKRAKLRELIEGAEDLQNAIVFCNRKRDVATLLRSLIRHEFSVGGLHGDMDQRSRMTMLDNFKKGTIKVLVASDVAARGLDIPSVSHVFNFDLPIHSEDYVHRIGRTGRAGREGTAISIVTGKDEKALKAINETIGKELEWIGEPMDFTAAAEERKSRRRTARNDKSKARPRKVKAEPQETPEIQAVAVEVVPAGLEEQPTVSAAVEPQRIAEPQSPVRPRGGRRVAVQKDEAIFRNASHIPAFLLRGTRPKVQSR; via the coding sequence ATGTCGTTTTCCACTCTCGGACTTAGTGAGAAAGTACTCGCTGCTGTAGAAACATCCGGCTATACAGAGCCAACAGCTATTCAGGCTGCAGCAATTCCTTACGTCTTGGAACGCCGGGACGTGCTCGGTATTGCTCAAACCGGAACCGGGAAGACGGCAAGTTTTACATTGCCGATGATTACTCTTCTGGAAAAAGGCCGCGCTCGCGCACGTATGCCAAGAACACTTATTCTTGAGCCAACCCGTGAGCTTGCAGCGCAGGTCGAAGATAACTTTAACCGGTACGGTGCAAACCACAAACTAAACGTTGCCCTCCTCATTGGCGGCGTTTCTTTTGCTGAGCAGGACCGTAAGCTTGAACGTGGCGCTGATGTTCTTATCGCGACCCCAGGCCGGTTACTTGATCATTTCGAACGCGGTAAACTGCTGCTTCAGGGCGTGGAGATTCTGGTTATCGATGAAGCTGACCGTATGCTGGACATGGGCTTTATCCCGGATATTGAACGTATCTGTAAGCTCATTCCGTTTACACGTCAGACACTGTTCTTCTCCGCAACAATGCCGACAGAGATTCAACGCCTGACAGATACCTTCCTGCAGAACCCTGCGCAGATTGAAGTTGCTAAGAATTCTGTTACTGCCGATACAGTTACACAGCGTATTGCTGCATCAGACTCCGAGGATTATGACAAGCGCGCGAAACTCCGTGAACTAATTGAAGGCGCAGAAGACTTACAGAACGCGATCGTTTTCTGTAATCGTAAGCGTGATGTGGCCACACTCCTGCGCTCCCTCATTCGCCACGAGTTTTCCGTTGGCGGCTTGCATGGTGATATGGACCAGCGGTCACGCATGACTATGCTGGACAACTTCAAGAAGGGAACGATCAAGGTTCTCGTTGCGAGTGACGTTGCAGCTCGAGGCCTAGATATTCCGTCTGTAAGTCACGTATTCAACTTTGATCTCCCGATTCACTCAGAAGACTATGTTCACCGTATTGGCCGCACAGGACGTGCAGGCCGAGAAGGAACAGCTATTTCCATTGTGACCGGCAAGGATGAGAAAGCTCTGAAAGCTATCAATGAGACCATTGGTAAAGAGCTTGAGTGGATTGGCGAACCAATGGACTTTACTGCTGCTGCTGAAGAGAGAAAGTCTCGCCGCCGTACTGCCCGCAATGACAAGAGCAAAGCTCGCCCGCGTAAGGTAAAGGCTGAGCCGCAAGAAACACCAGAAATTCAGGCGGTTGCTGTTGAAGTTGTACCTGCCGGCCTTGAGGAACAACCAACCGTTTCTGCTGCTGTAGAACCTCAGAGAATTGCAGAACCTCAGAGCCCTGTGCGCCCAAGAGGCGGACGTCGTGTTGCAGTACAGAAAGATGAAGCTATTTTCCGTAACGCAAGTCACATTCCGGCGTTCCTTTTACGTGGAACTCGTCCCAAAGTTCAAAGCCGATAA
- the parE gene encoding DNA topoisomerase IV subunit B, translated as MSSRDDLFASVAKCVEDLTTASSDIKRKQTSAPSAPASSAKPSPARKAPVGASDGTDYTAADIEVLEGLEPVRRRPGMYIGGTDEKALHHLFAEVIDNSMDEAVAGHASWIDVSLGDDGYLTITDNGRGIPVDQHPKYKDKSALEVIMTTLHAGGKFDSKVYETSGGLHGVGISVVNALSEELVVEVARNRKLYRQTFRRGLADGGLELVGDVHNRRGTMVRFKPDAEIFGKTLKFVPARLMKMARSKAYLFGGVEIRWRCAKSLTSDANGVPENATFHFPGGLKDYLSEALGQERRVTDEIFSGRTQATGKHGSVEWAVAWFAGDGFVNSYCNTVPTPDGGTHETGLRYALLRGLKAYGELIGNKRASIITGDDVLTSAAAMLSVFVREPEFVGQTKDRLATNEATRIAENAVRDAFDHWLTASPNQANKLLEWVLDRADERLKRRQDKDVARKTAVRRLRLPGKLADCSTSKSEGTELFIVEGDSAGGSAKQARNRATQAILPLRGKILNVANAGRDKLLANQLLSDLIQALGCGTRSNYDDKDLRYERIVIMTDADVDGAHIAALLITFFYKEMPGLIHNGHLHLAVPPLYRISQGGKTLYARDDEHREELLRTSFKKNGKIEIGRFKGLGEMMPSQLKETTMDPKRRTLLQVVIAEDAVIETGHAVEQLMGNKPEARFNFIQERAEFATDLNI; from the coding sequence ATGAGCTCGCGTGATGATCTGTTTGCAAGTGTTGCCAAATGCGTGGAAGATTTAACCACCGCTTCCAGTGACATTAAAAGAAAACAAACTTCAGCTCCAAGTGCGCCTGCTTCCTCTGCAAAGCCCTCTCCTGCGAGAAAGGCTCCCGTGGGTGCGAGCGACGGCACGGACTATACGGCCGCTGATATTGAAGTGTTGGAAGGGCTGGAGCCTGTTCGTCGGCGTCCTGGTATGTATATCGGCGGAACGGACGAAAAAGCTCTTCACCACCTGTTTGCCGAAGTGATTGACAACTCCATGGATGAGGCCGTCGCTGGCCACGCCAGTTGGATCGATGTCTCCTTGGGTGATGATGGGTATCTGACGATTACAGATAATGGGCGCGGCATTCCGGTCGACCAGCACCCTAAATACAAAGATAAGTCTGCACTTGAAGTCATTATGACGACGTTGCATGCAGGCGGTAAGTTTGACAGCAAGGTCTATGAGACATCCGGCGGCCTTCACGGTGTCGGTATCTCCGTTGTGAACGCTCTTTCCGAAGAGCTTGTTGTGGAAGTTGCTCGTAACCGTAAGCTTTACCGCCAAACGTTCCGGCGTGGCCTTGCCGATGGTGGACTGGAACTGGTTGGTGATGTTCACAATCGCCGCGGTACAATGGTTCGGTTCAAACCAGACGCTGAGATTTTCGGTAAGACACTCAAATTTGTACCTGCCCGTCTGATGAAGATGGCTCGTTCCAAAGCCTACCTGTTTGGCGGTGTAGAAATTCGCTGGCGCTGTGCTAAATCGCTGACGAGTGACGCGAACGGCGTTCCAGAAAACGCGACATTCCACTTCCCGGGCGGTCTTAAAGATTATTTGAGTGAAGCACTTGGACAGGAACGACGCGTCACAGACGAAATTTTTTCCGGTCGGACACAGGCAACCGGCAAACATGGTTCTGTTGAATGGGCTGTTGCATGGTTTGCTGGTGACGGCTTCGTCAACTCCTACTGTAATACTGTCCCCACTCCAGACGGCGGAACGCACGAAACCGGGCTTCGCTATGCGCTGTTGCGCGGGTTGAAAGCTTACGGCGAGCTGATTGGCAATAAGAGAGCTTCTATCATCACAGGGGATGATGTGCTGACGTCCGCCGCTGCGATGCTGTCTGTTTTTGTTCGTGAACCGGAATTTGTTGGCCAGACCAAAGACAGACTGGCGACCAATGAAGCGACGCGCATTGCAGAAAATGCTGTTCGTGATGCGTTTGACCATTGGCTAACGGCCTCCCCTAATCAGGCAAACAAGCTTCTTGAATGGGTACTTGACCGTGCTGATGAACGCCTTAAGCGGCGTCAGGACAAAGATGTTGCCCGTAAAACCGCTGTGCGACGGCTTCGGCTTCCCGGCAAGCTGGCGGATTGCTCCACCAGCAAGTCTGAAGGAACTGAATTGTTCATCGTGGAGGGCGATTCTGCGGGCGGTTCAGCAAAGCAGGCTCGGAACCGTGCAACACAAGCCATCCTTCCACTGCGCGGTAAGATCTTGAATGTAGCCAATGCTGGCCGGGATAAGTTATTGGCAAACCAACTGCTTTCCGATCTTATTCAGGCATTGGGTTGCGGTACACGATCCAATTATGATGATAAAGACCTGCGTTACGAGCGCATTGTTATCATGACGGATGCAGATGTGGATGGGGCGCATATTGCGGCGCTACTGATAACGTTCTTTTATAAAGAGATGCCAGGCCTTATCCATAATGGGCACCTCCACCTTGCAGTCCCCCCGCTTTACCGCATCAGCCAAGGCGGGAAGACACTCTACGCAAGAGACGACGAGCACCGCGAAGAGCTTTTGAGAACCAGTTTTAAAAAGAACGGCAAGATTGAAATCGGCCGTTTTAAAGGACTGGGGGAGATGATGCCATCTCAGCTGAAAGAAACAACCATGGACCCGAAACGCAGAACACTTCTTCAAGTGGTCATTGCTGAAGATGCAGTGATAGAAACCGGACATGCAGTGGAGCAGTTGATGGGTAATAAACCCGAAGCAAGGTTTAATTTCATTCAGGAACGAGCAGAATTTGCAACGGATCTAAATATATAG